Proteins encoded together in one Anoxybacillus flavithermus window:
- the pckA gene encoding phosphoenolpyruvate carboxykinase (ATP), with amino-acid sequence MNSIELTNKLSTLLQRDGVFHNLSVPRLVEKVLTRKEGILTSSGAICATTGKYTGRSPKDKYIVEEPSVKHKIDWGTVNQPISEEVFDKLYNKVTDYLMTKEELFVFNGFAGADPAYRLPIQVINEFAWHNLFAHQLFIRPTAEELQTHEPQFTVISAPTFKANPSVDGTRSETFIIISFERRTVLIGGTEYAGEMKKSVFSVMNFLLPEQGIFPMHCSANVGQEGDVALFFGLSGTGKTTLSADPNRRLIGDDEHGWSNNGVFNIEGGCYAKCINLSREKEPQIFDAIRFGSVLENVMMDPDTRIPNYDDATLTENTRAAYPLEAMDNIVQPSIAGHPHTIVFLTADAFGVLPPISKLTKEQAMYHFLSGYTSKLAGTERGVTAPEATFSTCFGSPFLPLPATRYADMLGQKIDAHGVQVFLINTGWTGGGYGIGERMKLSYTRAMVKAALEGELNNVETVQDPIFGLHIPLHVPGVPDEVLQPKSTWADPEAYEQKAKELAAKFQENFKKFTNIDPRIEKLGGPIA; translated from the coding sequence CTGACAAACAAATTATCAACGCTCTTACAAAGGGATGGGGTTTTTCATAACTTATCTGTACCACGACTAGTAGAAAAAGTACTAACTCGGAAAGAAGGCATCCTAACTTCATCAGGAGCGATTTGTGCAACAACCGGAAAATATACAGGCCGTTCTCCAAAAGATAAATATATTGTAGAAGAACCATCTGTTAAACATAAAATTGATTGGGGAACTGTCAACCAACCAATTTCTGAAGAAGTATTTGATAAACTTTACAACAAAGTGACCGATTATTTAATGACAAAAGAAGAACTATTTGTATTTAATGGCTTTGCAGGCGCCGATCCTGCTTATCGCTTACCGATTCAAGTTATCAATGAATTTGCTTGGCATAACTTATTTGCCCATCAATTGTTCATTCGTCCAACAGCGGAAGAATTACAAACACATGAACCACAATTTACAGTCATTTCTGCACCAACATTTAAGGCAAATCCATCTGTTGACGGCACGCGTTCAGAAACGTTTATTATTATCTCATTTGAACGTCGTACCGTGCTTATTGGTGGAACAGAATATGCTGGTGAAATGAAAAAATCCGTTTTCTCTGTCATGAACTTTTTATTGCCAGAACAAGGAATCTTCCCGATGCACTGTTCAGCAAACGTCGGTCAAGAAGGTGATGTCGCGCTCTTTTTCGGTTTATCTGGTACAGGAAAAACAACGCTTTCTGCTGATCCAAACCGTCGCCTAATTGGCGATGACGAGCACGGTTGGTCAAACAACGGTGTTTTTAATATTGAAGGTGGATGTTATGCCAAATGCATTAACTTATCACGTGAAAAAGAGCCGCAAATTTTCGATGCGATTCGCTTCGGCTCCGTATTAGAAAACGTCATGATGGATCCAGATACGCGCATACCAAATTACGACGATGCAACGTTAACTGAAAATACGCGTGCGGCGTACCCGCTTGAAGCGATGGATAATATTGTTCAACCAAGCATTGCAGGTCATCCGCATACGATCGTCTTTTTAACAGCAGATGCATTCGGGGTATTGCCGCCAATTAGTAAATTAACGAAAGAACAAGCAATGTATCATTTCTTAAGCGGATATACGAGCAAATTAGCAGGCACAGAGCGCGGAGTGACAGCGCCGGAAGCAACGTTCTCTACATGCTTCGGCTCACCGTTTTTACCGCTTCCAGCAACACGATATGCAGACATGCTTGGACAAAAAATCGATGCTCACGGCGTTCAAGTATTTTTAATCAACACCGGCTGGACGGGAGGCGGATACGGCATTGGCGAACGGATGAAGCTATCGTATACGCGCGCGATGGTCAAAGCGGCGTTAGAAGGAGAATTAAACAACGTCGAAACCGTTCAAGACCCGATTTTCGGTCTGCATATTCCGCTTCACGTTCCCGGTGTGCCTGATGAAGTGCTGCAACCAAAAAGCACATGGGCCGATCCAGAAGCGTATGAACAAAAAGCAAAAGAGCTTGCGGCGAAGTTCCAGGAAAACTTCAAAAAATTCACAAACATTGATCCACGCATCGAAAAACTCGGTGGGCCAATCGCGTAA